In a single window of the Peromyscus maniculatus bairdii isolate BWxNUB_F1_BW_parent chromosome 16, HU_Pman_BW_mat_3.1, whole genome shotgun sequence genome:
- the LOC102904138 gene encoding MSL complex subunit 3B: MSTLGCAPRDDGEEKDEDVSEHGEIDPKPKGKKELELHAKREPDERAVRIPIPEVLQQRLADDCYYINRRRRLVRLPCQTNVGAILECYVRHFSASALASGDRRPQPQRAAPERNVGLCREMADGLRITFDHALPLVLLYPQEQAQYEMVTSSTFFFPTEEKATTDPARSQEGPWPGPSTPQPSSESQPVAGPAAPKRRKAEAEAPRAPRRSMRHTTHWQSEDRASPQAKRSVPKLFPHLQKTPVHGASPSPLALALGMEGSAMFAGLEGTSEEINEVLSWKLVPDNYPPGHQPPPPSYIYGAQHLLRLFVKLPEILGKMSFTEKNLKALLKHLDLFLRFLAEYQAEFFLESAYVSACEAHYSSKNPRTIC, from the coding sequence atgagcacaCTCGGCTGTGCCCCCAGGGACGACGGTGAGGAGAAGGACGAGGACGTGAGTGAACACGGCGAGATCGATCCGAAGCCTAAAGGCAAGAAAGAGCTGGAGCTGCACGCGAAACGGGAACCGGACGAAAGGGCCGTCCGCATCCCCATCCCGGAAGTGCTCCAGCAGCGGCTGGCGGACGACTGTTACTACATCAACCGCAGGCGGCGGCTGGTGAGGCTGCCGTGCCAGACCAACGTGGGGGCCATCCTGGAGTGCTACGTGCGCCACTTCTCGGCCAGCGCGCTGGCCTCGGGGGACCGGCGCCCGCAGCCCCAGCGCGCAGCGCCCGAGAGGAACGTGGGCCTCTGCAGGGAGATGGCGGACGGGCTGCGCATCACCTTCGACCACGCGCTCCCCTTGGTGCTGCTCTACCCCCAGGAACAGGCACAGTATGAGATGGTGACTTCCTCCACCTTTTTCTTTCCCACCGAGGAGAAAGCCACCACCGATCCAGCCAGGAGCCAGGAGGGGCCCTGGCCTGGCCCGTCCACACCGCAGCCCTCCTCGGAGAGCCAGCCCGTGGCGGGGCCGGCCGCCCCCAAGAGGCGCAAAGCGGAGGCGGAAGCGCCGCGGGCGCCCAGGAGGTCCATGAGACACACCACCCACTGGCAGTCCGAGGACCGGGCCTCCCCTCAGGCCAAGCGCAGTGTGCCCAAGCTGTTCCCGCACTTGCAAAAGACACCTGTGCACGGCGCATCACCTTCCCCCCTTGCTCTGGCTCTAGGGATGGAAGGGAGTGCAATGTTTGCCGGCTTGGAAGGGACAAGTGAGGAAATAAATGAGGTCCTCTCCTGGAAGCTTGTGCCTGACAATTACCCACCAGGACACCAGCCACCGCCTCCCTCATACATTTATGGCGCCCAGCATTTACTGCGATTGTTTGTGAAACTTCCAGAGATTCTTGGGAAGATGTCCTTCACTGAGAAGAATCTGAAAGCGTTACTGAAGCACTTGGATCTCTTTCTGAGGTTTTTAGCCGAGTACCAGGCTGAGTTCTTCCTGGAGTCGGCGTATGTCTCCGCCTGCGAGGCGCACTACAGCAGCAAGAACCCCAGGACAATCTGTTAA